Proteins encoded within one genomic window of Oceanimonas doudoroffii:
- a CDS encoding bifunctional diguanylate cyclase/phosphodiesterase — protein MPTFRLSSLYILMAFVCIFAAGVYYTHLSIMADRKELRLLMEEVVGVQAAAIERRLTRSLSSTYILAQEVRRSNGQFRDFDKFAEEVIQTLGGVSNLQLAPNGITERIYPLAGNEKGIGHNLLRHDVRRKEAIQAIESKKLTLAGPFMLVQGRMGMVGRNPVFLEQNGDPYFWGFATALIYLDDLLAFTELDQLQQKGYAYELSRLHPDTGKVDIFARSTSGLDKQQVAKTIRVPNGEWTITMSRPASFTLPVVLGIIFSLLIATLFALLMRRILREPERLRLLVKQQTVQLEHLAFNDDLTGLANRRFFTEQLERTILHCQREGESLALMYLDLDDFKRINDSTGHDDGDRLLIEVALRLRAAVRKSDLVGRLGGDEFAVVLMNIKRADNARMMAEKIIASISKPIKLAQHEAVVGASIGITLAPEDGTSSGELMRNADLAMYDSKRAGKNQFSFYNPKMQEQALHAIHLEEELRQAVCRQEFALMFQPIIALEHGRTEKFEALLRWNHPQRGMQAPGSFIDTAEQTGLIVPIGYWVIEAACKFVRRQMHSGHKVRPVAVNLSVCQLREADFADRVEALLIRLQIPPELLELEITESMLMENVDLALVLIEHLKRLGIRISIDDFGTGYSSLSQLRQFPVNSLKIDRSFVRDLESSPIDRQMVEAITAMVHKLDLKVVAEGIETEQQMRFLRTIGCDYGQGFLFARPLATEQALHYHGHASLARNNTATDTETCNLTAAGGRT, from the coding sequence ATGCCTACATTCAGGCTCAGCAGCTTGTATATCCTGATGGCCTTTGTGTGCATCTTTGCGGCAGGGGTTTATTACACTCACCTAAGCATTATGGCCGACCGAAAGGAACTGCGGCTGCTGATGGAAGAAGTGGTCGGTGTTCAAGCCGCCGCCATTGAACGCCGCTTGACCCGTTCCCTGTCGTCCACTTACATCCTTGCCCAGGAAGTGCGGCGCAGTAACGGTCAGTTCAGGGATTTCGACAAGTTTGCCGAAGAAGTCATACAAACTCTGGGCGGTGTATCCAACCTGCAATTAGCCCCAAACGGGATTACCGAAAGAATCTACCCGCTGGCAGGCAATGAAAAGGGCATTGGCCATAACCTGTTACGACATGACGTGCGCAGAAAGGAAGCCATCCAGGCCATTGAAAGTAAAAAGCTGACCCTGGCCGGTCCCTTTATGCTGGTACAAGGGCGCATGGGCATGGTGGGCCGTAACCCTGTCTTTCTGGAACAAAACGGCGATCCCTATTTCTGGGGCTTTGCCACGGCCCTGATTTACCTGGACGATTTGCTTGCCTTTACCGAGTTGGATCAATTGCAGCAAAAAGGCTATGCCTATGAACTGTCACGTTTGCACCCCGATACTGGCAAGGTGGATATCTTTGCCCGCTCCACCAGCGGACTGGATAAACAGCAAGTCGCCAAAACCATTCGAGTGCCCAATGGAGAATGGACCATCACCATGAGCCGCCCCGCCAGCTTCACGCTGCCGGTGGTACTGGGCATTATCTTCAGCCTGTTAATCGCAACCCTGTTTGCTCTGCTCATGCGCCGTATTCTGCGAGAGCCGGAACGGTTACGACTTCTGGTCAAACAGCAAACCGTCCAGCTGGAACACCTGGCCTTTAATGATGATCTCACTGGCCTTGCCAACCGACGCTTTTTCACAGAACAACTGGAGCGCACAATCCTTCATTGCCAACGCGAGGGCGAAAGCCTGGCCCTGATGTATCTGGATCTGGATGACTTCAAACGCATCAATGACTCCACCGGCCATGACGATGGCGATCGGTTACTGATCGAGGTGGCCCTGCGCCTTCGGGCCGCGGTCAGAAAAAGTGATCTAGTCGGCCGCCTGGGTGGGGATGAATTTGCGGTGGTGTTGATGAACATAAAAAGGGCCGACAACGCTCGCATGATGGCCGAAAAAATCATCGCCAGTATCAGCAAGCCCATTAAGCTTGCCCAACATGAAGCCGTGGTCGGCGCCAGTATTGGCATTACCCTGGCGCCGGAAGACGGCACCAGCAGTGGTGAATTGATGCGCAACGCCGATCTCGCCATGTATGACTCCAAACGCGCGGGGAAGAACCAGTTTTCCTTTTACAACCCCAAAATGCAGGAGCAGGCCCTTCACGCGATACACCTTGAGGAAGAATTACGCCAGGCCGTTTGCCGGCAGGAATTTGCGCTGATGTTTCAGCCCATCATCGCTCTGGAACATGGTCGCACCGAAAAGTTCGAGGCCCTGCTGCGCTGGAACCACCCACAGCGGGGCATGCAGGCGCCGGGCAGCTTTATTGACACGGCAGAGCAGACGGGCCTGATCGTGCCCATCGGTTACTGGGTGATTGAAGCCGCCTGCAAGTTTGTGCGCCGGCAGATGCACTCGGGCCACAAGGTCAGGCCGGTGGCGGTGAATCTGAGCGTCTGCCAGTTGCGCGAAGCGGACTTTGCAGACAGGGTAGAAGCCCTGCTGATCCGCCTGCAAATACCGCCCGAGCTGCTGGAGCTGGAAATTACCGAGTCCATGTTGATGGAAAATGTTGATCTCGCCCTGGTGCTGATTGAGCACCTTAAACGTCTGGGCATTCGCATTTCCATTGATGATTTTGGTACCGGCTACTCGTCGTTGTCACAACTGCGCCAGTTTCCCGTCAATTCCCTGAAAATTGACCGCTCCTTTGTCAGGGATTTGGAAAGCAGCCCGATAGACCGGCAAATGGTGGAGGCCATTACCGCCATGGTGCACAAGCTGGATCTGAAAGTGGTGGCCGAAGGAATTGAAACCGAACAGCAAATGCGGTTTCTGAGGACCATCGGCTGCGACTATGGCCAGGGCTTTCTGTTTGCCAGGCCGCTGGCGACGGAGCAGGCGCTGCACTACCACGGCCATGCCAGTCTGGCGAGGAACAACACCGCTACCGATACTGAAACATGCAACCTGACCGCTGCCGGCGGGCGAACCTGA
- the hrpB gene encoding ATP-dependent helicase HrpB yields MNQLPITEALPRLQQALAASQIIVEAPPGAGKSTWLPLWLLQQPAIDGRIIMLEPRRLAARSIAQYLASQLGEQPGQTVGYRMRGESRSGKQTRLEVVTEGVLTRMLQADPELAGVSLLIFDEFHERSLQADLALAFALECQALRDDLKIMVMSATLEGLALDTLLPEAELVVSRGRSFPVELEYRPRNQHSRLEESLGRAVLDALGNEDGSLLAFLPGEREIRWAEEWLRERLPGEVELRPLYGRLSIAEQQAAIAPAAEGRRKVVLATNVAETSLTIEGIRMVVDSGLERLARFDPEAGMTQLHSRLIGQASAAQRAGRAGRLQPGTCIRLWSREQQERLAPRRPAEIEQSDLAGFVLECAAWGAEPEWLPLLTSPPAPQLAAARAQLAALGMLAGNQLTFLGRRVWQLGCEPWLGQLLLTALEWQQQGHAGALADGAWLLALLEEGRPGDGPLSGQLLAARGRLKAGARRWFERVNQPVAEPMGTYVGPLLANARPDWVGQLRTGRRYGLAGGLSADLPEGSPLTGKDWLAVAGLGRGERGVFVQAAEPVTLEQLQRFVPARFCEREQLEWDDGANRVRAERHWCFGNLVLRRTPLNTVSPEQRARCLLQEVQKRGWGALPLNEQARQTWLRMTLAGQKLADRGFAGCDDSAWLNEAEHWLLPHLLGLGRWDELARLDWHGILLSRLDWSQRQLLDTLLPSHLELATGTRAAIRYREAEDPVLPVKLQEMFGQAGSPTLADGRVSLVLELLSPARRPLQLTRDLAAFWAGAYQEVKKEMRGRYPKHPWPDDPANTAPTRHTKKHMKH; encoded by the coding sequence GTGAATCAGCTACCCATCACAGAGGCCCTGCCTCGCCTGCAACAGGCGCTGGCGGCCAGCCAGATTATCGTTGAGGCGCCCCCCGGCGCCGGCAAGTCCACCTGGCTGCCGCTGTGGCTGCTGCAACAGCCGGCCATTGACGGTCGCATTATTATGCTGGAGCCGCGCCGGCTGGCGGCCCGCAGCATAGCCCAGTATCTGGCCAGCCAGTTGGGTGAGCAGCCCGGCCAGACCGTGGGTTATCGCATGCGCGGTGAAAGCCGCAGCGGCAAGCAGACCCGGCTGGAAGTCGTTACCGAAGGGGTGCTGACCCGCATGCTGCAGGCAGACCCCGAGCTTGCTGGTGTCTCGCTGCTGATTTTTGACGAATTTCACGAGCGCAGCCTGCAGGCGGATCTGGCCCTGGCCTTTGCCCTGGAATGTCAGGCCCTGCGCGACGATCTCAAGATCATGGTGATGTCGGCCACCCTGGAGGGCCTGGCCCTCGACACCCTGCTGCCCGAGGCCGAGCTGGTGGTGAGCCGAGGGCGAAGTTTTCCCGTTGAACTGGAATACCGTCCCCGCAATCAGCACAGCCGGCTGGAGGAAAGCCTGGGCCGGGCGGTGCTGGATGCCCTCGGTAATGAAGACGGCAGCCTGCTGGCCTTTCTGCCTGGCGAGCGGGAAATTCGTTGGGCCGAGGAGTGGCTGCGGGAGCGCCTGCCCGGCGAGGTTGAACTCAGGCCGCTCTATGGTCGCCTTTCAATTGCCGAACAGCAGGCGGCCATTGCTCCGGCGGCCGAGGGCCGGCGCAAGGTGGTGCTGGCCACTAATGTGGCGGAAACCTCGCTCACCATTGAAGGCATTCGCATGGTGGTGGACTCCGGACTGGAGCGTCTGGCCCGGTTTGATCCGGAAGCCGGCATGACCCAACTGCACAGCCGGCTTATCGGTCAGGCCTCGGCCGCTCAGCGAGCCGGCCGGGCCGGGCGCTTGCAGCCGGGCACCTGCATTCGGTTGTGGAGCAGAGAGCAGCAGGAGCGGCTGGCGCCGCGCCGGCCGGCGGAAATCGAACAAAGCGATCTGGCCGGGTTTGTGCTGGAGTGCGCCGCCTGGGGCGCCGAGCCCGAGTGGCTGCCGCTGCTGACCTCGCCGCCGGCCCCCCAACTGGCGGCGGCCCGGGCGCAACTGGCGGCGTTGGGCATGCTGGCCGGCAACCAGCTCACTTTCCTGGGGCGCCGCGTCTGGCAGCTGGGATGCGAGCCCTGGTTGGGGCAGCTGCTGCTGACCGCGCTGGAGTGGCAGCAACAGGGACACGCCGGTGCCCTGGCCGACGGCGCCTGGTTGTTGGCGCTGCTGGAAGAAGGCCGACCCGGCGACGGCCCGCTGTCGGGCCAGCTACTGGCAGCCAGGGGACGACTCAAGGCCGGCGCCCGGCGCTGGTTTGAGCGGGTTAATCAGCCCGTGGCCGAGCCGATGGGCACCTATGTGGGGCCCCTGCTGGCCAACGCCCGGCCCGACTGGGTGGGGCAGCTGCGCACCGGGCGTCGTTATGGCCTGGCCGGCGGCCTCAGCGCCGATCTGCCCGAGGGTAGCCCGCTTACCGGCAAGGACTGGCTGGCGGTGGCGGGCCTGGGTCGGGGCGAGCGGGGCGTGTTTGTGCAGGCCGCCGAGCCGGTGACGCTGGAGCAGTTGCAGCGCTTTGTGCCGGCGCGCTTTTGCGAGCGCGAGCAACTGGAATGGGACGACGGTGCCAACCGAGTGCGGGCCGAGCGCCATTGGTGCTTTGGCAACTTGGTGCTGCGGCGCACGCCGCTCAACACGGTCAGCCCGGAGCAGCGGGCTCGGTGCCTGTTGCAGGAAGTACAAAAACGCGGCTGGGGCGCGCTGCCGCTCAATGAACAGGCACGGCAAACCTGGCTGCGAATGACCCTGGCCGGACAAAAACTGGCCGACCGGGGCTTTGCCGGCTGCGACGACAGCGCCTGGCTGAACGAGGCGGAACACTGGCTGTTGCCCCACCTGCTCGGGCTCGGGCGCTGGGACGAGCTGGCCAGGCTCGACTGGCATGGTATTTTGCTGAGCCGGCTGGACTGGTCACAACGGCAATTGCTGGATACTCTGCTACCCAGCCACCTTGAACTGGCCACCGGAACCCGGGCCGCCATTCGCTACCGTGAGGCAGAAGATCCGGTATTGCCGGTGAAACTGCAGGAAATGTTTGGCCAGGCCGGTTCGCCCACCCTGGCCGATGGCCGAGTATCGCTGGTGCTTGAGCTGTTGTCGCCGGCGCGCCGGCCACTGCAGCTCACCCGGGATCTGGCCGCCTTCTGGGCAGGAGCCTACCAGGAGGTAAAAAAGGAAATGCGCGGACGCTACCCCAAACACCCGTGGCCCGATGATCCCGCCAATACGGCGCCCACCCGGCACACCAAAAAACACATGAAGCACTGA